The following proteins come from a genomic window of Stegostoma tigrinum isolate sSteTig4 chromosome 30, sSteTig4.hap1, whole genome shotgun sequence:
- the LOC125466011 gene encoding KN motif and ankyrin repeat domain-containing protein 1-like isoform X2 — MSQPTQMNLSIPDLGSHALYNELDDSEKSPYAVETPYGFQLDLDFLKYVDDIQSGNTLKKLTIHRKPRIKATTNTSGWTSTESLSSSTSEDIKILPTTPKFRTHALSNDMKDPVCAQHFGIASPPATNSLLPPPSPRSSLRNLHVEKTLLETSRRLQQEQFTTDDVSRPMLSNSGSKLDVGLCGQSQTSPSAQPTSIGNGNVNPGSNLPFTGFFSFSPMNSGRSSPVPSITPAHLQHIREQMAAGLKRLKELEEQVKMIPYLERKLCAVDEEKKQLIAELKKRKVSNAPEASLLRQRSYSTGNVAQDPLEARKVVALHIDLAGDSEEKRSSKIKELRRLTEKLTVAESSRAWSKGSSTGGCPTSPSKNALLRSVGVGERKDMNEVVFYYKSERPTREVAVGTESDTRHIGVGVVESMLGLTTMAQEEIEFLQEIIDSQKANISMIAAELEDANNELNNLKLSLPPVSSRTMVDASVMAKPLMVHASEEARISVMSRGVGDHLEITDESVDCTPQMSSVGVGCSFQVQEASVGPDTPITQEDVDDTCLDICSQNESRCGQEKTQGIQKGDMEMETIEYEANARDQLLEDGQNVAIKDCETKHKIKDEVTTVNLTKDRVAVKLCSTSFQVVHEGNTIPEVNAQRPLGQNYTASPTKGVLKSIMKKKDGSNKTESNVSKKNLQFVGVLNGEYETTSSEESSGEENLEKMIGDSSESELGNCCDSSDEDGITNLKGSDSDDCELPAEWRDKEKEKILEQSKHKSEENRSEEEEVKEKFELSLKMREACLILKNHFNDQNPVKSKEVMSSLNAIQQEWFRVSSQKSASPQVVADYLMAFAEMSPAILKHVVNLSDGNGNTALHYCVSHSNFSIVKLLLDTAICNVDWQNRAGYTAIMLAALAAMETDAEMNVVKQLFSLGNVNAKASQDGSNALSVALEANNKDIAVLLYAHMNFKPPLSDTP; from the exons ATGTCACAGCCGACGCAAATGAATCTGAGCATCCCAG ATCTGGGGAGTCATGCTCTGTACAATGAGTTGGATGACAGTGAGAAGAGTCCTTATGCTGTGGAAACACCATATGGTTTCCAGTTAGATTTGGATTTCCTCAAATATGTTGATGACATTCAAAGTGGAAACACGCTGAAGAAACTGACAATTCATCGCAAACCCAGAATAAAAGCAACAACAAACACCAGTGGATGGACCTCCACAGAGTCACTGTCCTCCTCAACCAGTGAGGACATTAAAATATTGCCCACGACCCCAAAGTTTAGAACTCATGCCCTTAGCAATGACATGAAGGATCCTGTCTGTGCTCAGCACTTTGGTATTGCATCACCACCAGCAACCAACAGTCTTCTTCCGCCACCTTCCCCGAGATCTTCCCTGAGGAATCTTCACGTGGAAAAAACATTATTGGAGACTAGTCGGAGGCTGCAACAGGAACAATTCACGACTGATGATGTCTCAAGACCCATGTTATCGAACAGTGGATCCAAGCTGGACGTTGGTTTGTGTGGTCAAAGCCAAACATCTCCATCTGCCCAACCAACCTCTATAGGAAATGGCAATGTTAACCCAGGCTCCAATCTGCCATTTACTGGCTTCTTCAGCTTTAGCCCCATGAATTCGGGTCGAAGCTCTCCCGTCCCAAGTATCACACCGGCTCATCTTCAGCACATCCGTGAGCAGATGGCAGCTGGCCTGAAGAGGCTGAAGGAGCTGGAAGAACAAGTGAAAATGATTCCATATCTGGAAAGGAAACTCTGCGCGGTCGATGAGGAGAAGAAGCAGCTCATAGCCGAGCTTAAAAAAAGGAAAGTTTCTAATGCACCTGAGGCCTCCCTGCTCAGGCAGCGGTCATACAGCACAGGGAATGTGGCACAGGACCCACTGGAAGCTAGGAAGGTGGTTGCGCTTCATATTGATTTAGCTGGTGACAGTGAGGAGAAGAGGTCAAGCAAAATTAAAGAACTTCGACGACTAACTGAGAAGTTGACGGTTGCTGAAAGCAGCAGAGCATGGTCTAAAGGCTCATCGACAGGAGGGTGTCCAACCAGTCCGAGCAAAAATGCACTGCTAAGGTCAGTGGGTGTAGGAGAAAGAAAGGACATGAATGAGGTCGTCTTTTACTATAAGTCTGAGAGACCCACTCGAGAGGTAGCTGTTGGAACAGAATCAGACACAAGGCATATCGGTGTTGGAGTTGTTGAATCAATGTTGGGGCTCACCACTATGGCACAAGAAGAAATTGAATTTCTACAAGAAATTATTGACAGTCAGAAAGCTAACATCTCAATGATTGCAGCAGAACTGGAGGATGCAAATAACGAACTGAACAACTTAAAACTAAGTTTACCTCCTGTCAGTTCTAGGACGATGGTCGATGCCAGTGTCATGGCCAAACCACTTATGGTCCATGCCAGTGAGGAAGCCAGAATTTCAGTCATGAGTCGAGGAGTAGGTGATCACTTGGAGATTACTGACGAGTCTGTGGATTGCACACCGCAGATGTCTAGTGTAGGAGTTGGCTGCAGCTTTCAAGTACAGGAGGCCTCAGTTGGTCCAGATACTCCAATCACACAGGAAGATGTTGATGATACATGTTTGGATATTTGCAGCCAGAATGAGAGCAGATGTGGACAAGAAAAGACCCAAGGAATACAGAAAGGGGACATGGAGATGGAAACTATTGAATATGAAGCAAATGCTCGTGATCAGCTGCTAGAGGACGGCCAGAATGTGGCAATAAAAGATTGTGAGACTAAACACAAGATTAAGGATGAGGTGACTACAGTAAATTTAACAAAGGATCGTGTTGCAGTCAAGCTGTGTAGCACATCCTTTCAAGTTGTACATGAGGGAAATACAATTCCTGAGGTAAATGCGCAAAGGCCCCTGGGACAGAACTACACGGCCAGTCCTACCAAAG GAGTGTTGAAGTCAATCATGAAAAAGAAGGATggctcaaacaaaacagaatcaaatgtcagcaaaaaaaatctacaatTTGTTGGTGTTCTGAATGGCGA ATATGAGACAACTTCGAGCGAGGAATCGAGTGGTGAGGAGAACTTGGAGAAGATGATTGGAGACAGTTCGGAAAGTGAGTTGGGAAATTGCTGTGATAGTTCCGATGAAGATGGCATTACAAACCTGAAAGGCAGTGACAGTGACGACTGCGAGCTTCCTGCAGAATGGAGGgataaagagaaagagaaaatactTGAGCAGAGTAAACACAAGAGTGAAGAGAACAGAAGCGAAGAAGAGGAAGTGAAGGAAAA ATTTGAGTTGAGTCTGAAGATGCGGGAAGCCTGCCTGATCCTGAAGAATCATTTCAATGACCAAAATCCAGTGAAGAGTAAGGAGGTG ATGTCGAGTTTGAATGCGATCCAGCAGGAATGGTTCAGAGTGTCCAGTCAGAAGTCAGCCTCACCCCAGGTCGTAGCTGACTATCTCATGGCCTTTGCGGAGATGTCACCAGCTATCCTGAAACATGTTGTCAACCTGTCCGATGGAAATGGCAACACAGCCCTGCACTACTGCGTCTCTCACTCCAACTTCAGCATTGTCAAGCTATTGCTGGACACAG